A DNA window from Streptomyces canus contains the following coding sequences:
- a CDS encoding dienelactone hydrolase family protein has product MTSAQGTAVEIPTEDGVADAYLAHPGDGVPRPAVLLFQDAFGLRPQLKSMADRLAEAGYTVLVPNLFYRHGRAPVFELPEFIDPGARPELFKKIMPVVQALTPELAMRDAGAYLHWLADRPEVADGPVALTGYCMGARLSLLTAGTYPDRVAAAAGFHGGRLATEAPDSPHLVAEHITAELYFGHADQDPSLPPEQIERLAAALTRAGVRHRCEVYDGAPHGFTQADTASYHREGDERHWAALLDLLKRTF; this is encoded by the coding sequence ATGACCTCCGCACAGGGAACCGCCGTCGAGATCCCCACCGAGGACGGCGTCGCCGACGCCTATCTGGCCCACCCCGGCGATGGCGTGCCCAGGCCGGCCGTCCTGCTCTTCCAGGACGCCTTCGGGCTGCGCCCCCAGCTGAAGTCGATGGCCGACCGGCTCGCCGAGGCCGGCTACACGGTTCTCGTGCCGAACCTGTTCTACCGTCACGGGCGCGCGCCGGTCTTCGAACTGCCCGAGTTCATCGACCCCGGCGCGCGGCCGGAGCTCTTCAAGAAGATCATGCCGGTGGTGCAGGCGCTCACGCCCGAGCTCGCGATGCGGGACGCCGGGGCGTATCTGCACTGGCTGGCCGACCGCCCCGAGGTCGCCGACGGCCCGGTCGCCCTCACCGGCTACTGCATGGGCGCACGGCTGTCCCTGCTCACCGCAGGTACCTACCCGGACCGGGTGGCCGCGGCAGCCGGTTTCCACGGCGGACGTCTGGCGACCGAAGCTCCGGACAGCCCGCACCTGGTGGCCGAGCACATCACCGCCGAGCTGTACTTCGGCCACGCGGACCAGGACCCGTCGCTGCCTCCCGAGCAGATCGAGCGCCTCGCCGCCGCGCTGACCCGGGCCGGAGTCCGCCACCGGTGCGAGGTCTACGACGGCGCCCCGCACGGTTTCACCCAGGCCGACACCGCCTCGTACCACCGCGAGGGCGACGAGCGGCACTGGGCGGCACTGCTCGACCTGCTCAAGCGCACGTTCTAG
- a CDS encoding L-threonylcarbamoyladenylate synthase has product MAKYFDVHPDNPQPRTISQIAESIRSDALIAYPTDSCYALGCRLGSRDGIDRIRTIRHLDDRHHFTLVCQDFAQLGQFVRVDKDVFRAIKASTPGSYTFILPATKEVPRMLQHPKKKTVGVRIPDHVVTQALLTELGEPLLSSTLLLPDEEEPMTQGWEIKDRLDHVLDAVVDSGDCGTEPTTVIDFSGGEAEIVRHGAGDTSRFE; this is encoded by the coding sequence ATGGCGAAGTACTTCGACGTGCACCCCGACAACCCGCAGCCCCGCACCATCTCCCAGATCGCCGAGAGCATCCGCTCGGACGCGCTGATCGCGTATCCGACGGACTCCTGCTACGCGCTCGGGTGCCGGCTGGGCAGCCGTGACGGCATCGACCGGATCCGTACCATCCGGCATCTGGACGACCGGCACCACTTCACCCTGGTCTGCCAGGACTTCGCGCAGCTCGGCCAGTTCGTACGGGTCGACAAGGACGTGTTCCGTGCGATCAAGGCGTCCACGCCCGGCAGTTACACCTTCATCCTTCCGGCGACGAAGGAGGTGCCGCGCATGCTCCAGCACCCTAAGAAGAAGACGGTCGGCGTGCGCATCCCGGACCACGTCGTCACCCAGGCGCTGCTCACCGAGCTCGGAGAGCCGCTGCTGTCGAGCACCCTGCTCCTGCCCGACGAGGAGGAGCCGATGACCCAGGGCTGGGAGATCAAGGACCGTCTCGACCATGTGCTGGACGCGGTCGTCGACTCCGGGGACTGCGGCACCGAACCGACGACGGTGATCGACTTCTCCGGCGGCGAGGCAGAGATCGTGCGGCACGGTGCGGGTGACACCAGCCGGTTCGAGTAA